The DNA window ACCGCGGTCATCAGTCCGAAGATAAGTCCGATCTTGTACTGAAAAGCCAGCCCCCCGAGATCGAGCCCCACGATCAGAGAAAGGCCCGTAATCGCTAAAGGGACAGCGGCCACGAACCGCCACGAGGGCTTCTCTCCGAACAGGATTATGCCTATGATCGCCAGAAAGAACACCTGGAAATTGGCCAACAGGGTGGCCAGCCCCGGACCGATGTAATGAATGCTCCGGTGCCAGAACCAGAGGTCCAAAGCGAAAAACAAGCCGCATACGCCGCATAGAAAGATGGAGCGGCCTGATGGAACGAACTGTTCCCGCTTTAAGAGGGTCGCCAAAAGGAGAAGCAACCCGCCGAACAGGGTCCGGTACATACCCGACACGGAGGGCCCCACGTGGGCGACCTTGACGAACACCGCGGAAAAGCTGATCGCCGTGGCGCCAAGACAGAGCTGAACGAGTCCGGGAATATTCGGATACGTGGGAGAGGAGACCGGTGGGTTACGGGTTGTGCCCATAGCCTTTCGCAAGGTTAGTGTTCCTCGAGATTCTCGATCCAGGAACGGACCCCTTCTTCGAGCGCCTTCCGTTCGCTCACAGTGATCCCTTTTGGATCGAACCGGTATCGGTAGTGAAGCTGAAGCACAGGTTTCAGAGCATCGGGGGAAACGCGGGAAGGAAGCTTGGCCTCGATGCGCTGCACCCAGGCTGCCGCCGATTCCCCCGGTTTCCGGCTATATCCCAATTCATTCAGTCGTTTTTCCACCAAGTAGTATTCGGAGTCGGCTCCGGGGCGAGGCGCTGGAACGTCCCGTCTCTTTTCGGTCCGGGCTTTGGAAGCGGCGCTCCTTTTTCGACGGACCAGGAAAAACAGCGGTATCGACAGCGGAACGACGGCCCACCCCAGACGAGCGCTTTTTTTCGGGATGACATCGGGCCATTCCCACCGGGAGAGCCTGAGGGTCATCCAATACCACAGGTCTGTAACCGGCTCCCATCCGGAAGCGGCGGCGTCTTCGATGTCCGCCCATGCCGGTGGAGTTGCGTCGAATTCACGCCAGGCGTTCCCCACGTAGGCCTGGGTCCAGGCGTGAGCGTGTCTGGCTCGAACAACATACGCTTTTTCCAACGGACTGAATTCATGCACCGCGTACCCGATGACATACCGCGCGGGAATCCCAGCTCTCCGCAGGAGCAATGCCGCCGCCGTGGCGAAATACTCACAATGACCTGAACGCGTCCGCAACAGGAAATCGGACAAGGGCGTACTGTTGGGTTCGGGGCGCTTCAACGACAGGGAATAGTTGAAATGAGCCTGGAAAAAGCGCTGCATCCTGAAAAGGATCTCCCCGGCCGGCCCTGATTCAAGGTCGAGCAGGTCTAGAACCCTGTCGAGGCCCATGTATTCGGCCTGCGGGACCATCAGGTCGATTTCATTGGGAGGAGCGTTCATCAGGGCGGTAGGGCTGTACCGGACTCCGAAAGTGACCATTCCGGGGCCGCCCCGCGCCGTCACGGCGCCCAGCGTGTTCCGGTCGACGGCCTGCACGGGCAGGTCGAACAGTCGGATCGTTCCGTTGGGAAGCGGCAACATGGACCGGTCGGCGGTCAGGTTCGCCGTGATGAGCAGCGATGGGCCCGGATCTCCCGATGGGAGCAGATTCCAGCCGGCGCCATCTTCCGACGATGCGATCGGGGCAAACTTTGAGTGTAAAGCCAGCCACGTCGAAGACCGGTAATAGTTATAACACGATTCGCGGAGCAGCCTCGGATATTCGTCCTTGGCCTCCGCCGCCACTCTCAGCACCACGCGGCCGGACTGTTTGAGGGATCCCACATCGCCGATGGCCGTTTTCGTTTGTGTGGGGTCGGCGTCTCTCTCGAGACGATCGGCGAACCATTCCAAGGCCTTTCGTTCCAACTCGATCTGAAGCTGATGGAGACCTACGTGCCCGGCGTACCCTACGACCGCGGCCACGGAAAACAGTCCCGCCCAGAGGACCGGCGAATATCGCTTCGAACGATGGCCCCACAGGGCCCAGGCGGAAAGCGCCAGCACCGCCAAGTAAAACGCCGGGGATCGATGGTTCGCCGCGCCGGCCGCGAGCACGCATAAGCACGCGTACGGGTAACTGAGATCCAGCACGGGAAGGACGGAGGTCCGATGCGGATCGTTCTTCTTTCTGTAGCGAAAGAAGAGAATTCGTATATCGATTCCGCCTGTTCCTCCGTAGGCCTGTGACAGCAGAAGAGGGAAAAAAATCACCGGAAACCACTGAATCACCATCAGGATCGCTCTGGTCGAGTCCAGGGAGGCATAAAAATACAGAGCCGCGCAGAAAAACAGTATGCCGCAAAAAGCGCTTATGTGTCGGTACCGGCTGAACGAAAGTTCCCAGCGCCATGCAATCCAGCGCGATCCCTCGAGGGTGAGCGCCATCACCAGAGCAGGAAGCCATAGCCCGGTCTGGAATCCCCAGAAAATGACGCAACTACCCGTGAAAAGAGGCGGCGTATTCATAGGTCCACGAGTTCCTGCCGGATCTTACCGACTTCGAGGCATCGGAAATGTTCGGGACGGTCGCTCATCGGACCCGGATCGAGCCGGTCCGTTTCCTCGCCGTCTACTACAATCAGCACCAACAAAGGGAGCCCCGACTCCTTGAGACGGCGTATGAACTCCTTTCTCTCTTCGTCCCAAGCCAGCAGAACGCAGATGCAACTGCTGATGAGCCGGTCTCGCTGAAACACCGTGTTGCACAAGGATAGAAACGGCTTATCCCGGCACGGACCGACCGACGCGAGGATTTCCAGCATTTTCTCCGCCTGGGCGAGTCCTCTCCCGGAGGTAAAGGAATACGCCTCCGGTCCAACGAACATGAGGTCGAGGAGGGACTCCCGTGTATCGATGGCCCCGATCAGGGATGCGGCTATGGAGACGGCTTCCTCGAAAATCTCGCTGTACGCGTCTTGCTGAAAGGTGTCCAAGACCAGTGCATGGCGGACGAAAAACTCCTCTTGAAGCTCCTTGACGATGGGCTTGCCCGTCTTGGCCCAGCTCTTCCAGTGGATCCGGTGTATGGGATCGCCGGCCTGGTATTCACGCAGGGAAACGAATTCCTGGGAATCTCCGACGGAGGAAGCAAAGGTCACTCCCCCGGGTTGGTGCCTGCGGGCGCCCGTCAAACGGATCTCGGCCACGGTGTAGCGTTTCGGAAGGATCAAAACGGATTGCGGCATGGCGATCTTCTTTATGGATCTGCACAGGCCGAAGGGGTCCGTTGCGGAAATGATCAGCGTTTCCAACCACAAACGCCCGCGTCGCAGCGGAAGGATCTCCATGAGAACTTCTTGCTCGTCCTCCGGATTCAGATGGGGGACATCCTTTATACGAGCGGCAAACATGGGATATTTAAGAGTCATCCTTCGCGGGCCACGGTGGGGCGAGCCTGATGGACCGAAGCCTCCTGCGTGTCCGGTGAGGTTCGATTCAAAGGCGGTTCTCCCTGAGCCCGGATTCCAGTATTGCGGCTTCTCGAATACCTGCACATTCTTCTGAACTTTTGGCGTTTCGCTTCGAAGCAGCACTCGATACTCGAGGGGTTCTCCGACCGTGCCGAACCGTGGAAGAACCCGATGGGCAAGGGCGCGAGGCGCGGACCATGTTGTCCAGAGCAGGGAAATCAGGAAGACGGAGCTTAGAAACGTGAATGCCTCGTAGGCGAGCGTCTGCTTTGTATCCAGCCCCACAAGGGCCGAGGCGAGGATTCCGCCGGCCACCAGCCTCCCCGGTCCCGTAAGCCGCACAAAGAACCAGGACTTTGATGCCCGGACACCGCGAATGAGCGTGTAGACGAAGCGTAAGAACATGTTCTTGTCAATCTTGTTTGCGATCGTTCACGGGGGGAATTGAAGGTGAAGCACGGAAATCGGCGCCTGTCAGGACGGCACGGGAATGGATTTCAACAGATCGGCGACCACGTTTTCGGCCGTCATCCCGGAAAAGCGCGCCTGAGAGTCCAGCATAATCCTGTGAGCGATCACCGGTACCGCCATTTCCTGAACGTGTTCCGGAGCCACGAACTCCTGCCCGTCGAACATGGCCAGCGCTTGCGATGTCTTAGCCAGAGCAAGGGAGGCCCTCGGACTTGCCCCCAGCAGAACCCCCCGGACGGAGCGGGTGCCCCTTACAATATCCACCGCGTATCTCTTGATTTCGTCGCTGATGCGGACGTCGTTCGCCTGTTTCATCAAACGGAACACATCGTTTCTTCCCGCACACGGGCGGATGCCTTGTAAGGGATGCTCCTGTTCCTGATCCGAGAGTATGGCCACTTCTTCTTCGGGAGAAACGTAGCCCAACTCGAGTTTGAGGGCAAATCGGTCCATCTGTGCTTCGGGAAGAGGGTATACCCCTCGGCTTTCCACCGGATTTTGAGTCGCAATCACGAAAAACAGCGTATCGAGCGGTCGCAACTTGCCGTCCACACTGACCTGCCGTTCGGCCATGGCCTCCAGAAGGGCGGACTGGGTTCTGGGTGAGGTTCGATTGATTTCATCGGCCAGCAAGATGTTGGTGAAGACGGGCCCTTTGTGGAAGTGAAAGGACTGATCCCTGGGATCGAACACGGAAACTCCCAAAACGTCCGTGGGCAGCAGATCCGGAGTGAACTGGATACGTTTGAATTCGGCATTGATGGATTGCGCCAGGGCTTTGGCCAAAGTGGTTTTGCCCGTACCCGGATAGTCCTCGAGAAGGACGTGGCCGCCGCTGGTGAACGCGGCGAGAAGCTTTCGGATGGTATCCGACTGACCCCGGATAACACGGCCGATGTTGGCGCACAGCCTATGGTAGATATCGAGGGCCTCCGGGGACCCGGCGTCCGATCTTTCAGTTTCCATGCTTTGCGAAACCAACTCCATTGCCGTGCAGTAGAAAATGAGAAGCCGCGGTGGTTTCCTCACCCGAGGAGAGAACCGGATTGCGCATAACCACGTACGGAAGCTGATTCAAAATATATCACACGTATATCGTGATTCAACGCCGTTATCAACCGACTCGTCAGGTCCGCCCGGCGGAGTGAATGCCCTGAATCTCCTTGAAACGCGAGGGTCCCAAAGCTATGATGCTTTGTATACGCGTTGCAAAGCCTCGACACGGCCCGTTAGTCCGACATAACAGCGCCGGATCGTCCGGCCGAACAGGGAGGAGCTTGTATGGTCCGATTTCGCTGGTTCCAGTGGCTGGTGATGGCATGCGCATGCGTGGGCGCGGTAAGCGCGTCCGCGGCCGATGAATGGGGAGAGATCGTGATTCCGGACGGCAAACCCATCAAGATCGGCCTGGGCGCCATGCTTTCGGGCGGCTACGCCACCTTGGGAATCGACATCAGGAACGCGGTGGAAATGGCGGTGGGGGAGAAAGGGCGGATCTTGGGTCATCTTCTCGATCTACAAGCCGAAGACGATCAGTGCGAAGGCGCGCCCTCCGTGGCCATAGCGGAAAAATTCTGCAACGATCCTCTCGTCGCGGGCGTTGTAGGATATATGTGTAGCGGCGGTTCCATTCCCGCTTCGGATATTCATAACAAATACAAACTGGTCATGATTTCGCCCTCTTCAACCAGCCTCGAGTTGACCAACCGGGGAATTCCGGTGTTTTTCCGAACCTGCTGGAACGACAAAATTCAGGGAGAGGCGGGGGCCGTATATGCTTTGAAGAAGAATTGGACCCAAGTGGCCGTTCTTCATGACAAAAGCGCTTATGGGCAGGGGTTGGCGGATGAATTCAAACGCCACATTTTGGGGAGCGGGGGCAAGGTTCTGGCCCACGAGGGCCTGACCCGGGGAGATAAGGATTTCACACCCGTGCTGACCGTCATCAAGCCTCTTAACCCTCAGCTTGTGTATTTCGGAGGAATGGCGGCGGAGGGAGCCCTGCTGGTCCGACAGATGCGGCGCGCGGGCATCAAGGCCAAATTCATGAGCGACGACGGGTGTTATACGGAGAAGGATTTCATTCAGGGGGCCGGTAAAGCGTCGCGTGGTGCGTACGTCACCTATGCGAAGACGCCGGAAGCGGAGCGATTCTCATCCTGGGTGAAGCGGTTTGAAGCGAAATATGGGCCTCGGCAGACGTTCTCCCCACAATCCTACGATGCGACCAATATACTCATGGCGGCCATCGAGCGGACGGCCCGAAAGGGCGAAGACGGTCGTCTGATCATCGGCAAGAAGGCCCTGCGGGACGCAGTGGCGTCCACCGAATATGACGGAGTCACGGGTCGGGTTGCCTTCGACGAGTACGGAGACCGTTCGGGCTCGGTTGTGGCGGTTAACGTGGTGGCCTGTGAAAAAGGCGCCTGTTTCTTTAAAGAGGTGGAAGACTAGGCCGGAACGTTTTGCGCCGGCCCCTTGGATGACAGACGGAATTCATGTCCCTGTCCCTTTTGTCAAACCCCGAGGTCCTGGTGGACCAGGTCGTTAACGGCCTGACCATCGGGGGTATCTATGCGCTTATCGCCATGGGGTACACCCTGGTGTACGGCATTCTGTTCATGATCAACTTCGCCCACGGCGAGATTTTCATGTTCGGTTCGTTCACCGGTTTTTTTGTGTTAAGCGCCCTGGTTCAGTCGGGATTTGCCGAACGCTTTGTCGTTCTTTCCATCCTGACGGCTTTGTTGGGCGCCATGGCCGTTTCCTCTTTGCTCGGTGTGTTGTTGGAGCGGGTGGCCTACCGGCCGCTGCGAAAAGCACCTCGTTTGGCTCCCCTCATCAGCGCCATCGGCGCGTCGATCTTTCTACAGAATGTGATGATGCTGATCGTCAAGGCGCGGATGCAAATCTATCCGGACGTGTTCCCGGAAGATTTCCTCGAACTAGGGCGGTTTTCGATATCTTATTTTCAGATTTTCATCATTCTCGGATCCATCGTCATGATG is part of the Deltaproteobacteria bacterium genome and encodes:
- a CDS encoding transglutaminase domain-containing protein, with the protein product MNTPPLFTGSCVIFWGFQTGLWLPALVMALTLEGSRWIAWRWELSFSRYRHISAFCGILFFCAALYFYASLDSTRAILMVIQWFPVIFFPLLLSQAYGGTGGIDIRILFFRYRKKNDPHRTSVLPVLDLSYPYACLCVLAAGAANHRSPAFYLAVLALSAWALWGHRSKRYSPVLWAGLFSVAAVVGYAGHVGLHQLQIELERKALEWFADRLERDADPTQTKTAIGDVGSLKQSGRVVLRVAAEAKDEYPRLLRESCYNYYRSSTWLALHSKFAPIASSEDGAGWNLLPSGDPGPSLLITANLTADRSMLPLPNGTIRLFDLPVQAVDRNTLGAVTARGGPGMVTFGVRYSPTALMNAPPNEIDLMVPQAEYMGLDRVLDLLDLESGPAGEILFRMQRFFQAHFNYSLSLKRPEPNSTPLSDFLLRTRSGHCEYFATAAALLLRRAGIPARYVIGYAVHEFSPLEKAYVVRARHAHAWTQAYVGNAWREFDATPPAWADIEDAAASGWEPVTDLWYWMTLRLSRWEWPDVIPKKSARLGWAVVPLSIPLFFLVRRKRSAASKARTEKRRDVPAPRPGADSEYYLVEKRLNELGYSRKPGESAAAWVQRIEAKLPSRVSPDALKPVLQLHYRYRFDPKGITVSERKALEEGVRSWIENLEEH
- a CDS encoding DUF58 domain-containing protein, producing MFLRFVYTLIRGVRASKSWFFVRLTGPGRLVAGGILASALVGLDTKQTLAYEAFTFLSSVFLISLLWTTWSAPRALAHRVLPRFGTVGEPLEYRVLLRSETPKVQKNVQVFEKPQYWNPGSGRTAFESNLTGHAGGFGPSGSPHRGPRRMTLKYPMFAARIKDVPHLNPEDEQEVLMEILPLRRGRLWLETLIISATDPFGLCRSIKKIAMPQSVLILPKRYTVAEIRLTGARRHQPGGVTFASSVGDSQEFVSLREYQAGDPIHRIHWKSWAKTGKPIVKELQEEFFVRHALVLDTFQQDAYSEIFEEAVSIAASLIGAIDTRESLLDLMFVGPEAYSFTSGRGLAQAEKMLEILASVGPCRDKPFLSLCNTVFQRDRLISSCICVLLAWDEERKEFIRRLKESGLPLLVLIVVDGEETDRLDPGPMSDRPEHFRCLEVGKIRQELVDL
- a CDS encoding MoxR family ATPase, which gives rise to METERSDAGSPEALDIYHRLCANIGRVIRGQSDTIRKLLAAFTSGGHVLLEDYPGTGKTTLAKALAQSINAEFKRIQFTPDLLPTDVLGVSVFDPRDQSFHFHKGPVFTNILLADEINRTSPRTQSALLEAMAERQVSVDGKLRPLDTLFFVIATQNPVESRGVYPLPEAQMDRFALKLELGYVSPEEEVAILSDQEQEHPLQGIRPCAGRNDVFRLMKQANDVRISDEIKRYAVDIVRGTRSVRGVLLGASPRASLALAKTSQALAMFDGQEFVAPEHVQEMAVPVIAHRIMLDSQARFSGMTAENVVADLLKSIPVPS
- a CDS encoding branched-chain amino acid ABC transporter permease; its protein translation is MSLSLLSNPEVLVDQVVNGLTIGGIYALIAMGYTLVYGILFMINFAHGEIFMFGSFTGFFVLSALVQSGFAERFVVLSILTALLGAMAVSSLLGVLLERVAYRPLRKAPRLAPLISAIGASIFLQNVMMLIVKARMQIYPDVFPEDFLELGRFSISYFQIFIILGSIVMMAGLVLFIRKTKTGKAMRAVAEDKDAAALMGVNVDRIIVVTFVVGSCLAAVAGVMVGMYYTQINHMMGFMPGIKAFTAAVLGGIGNVAGCMVGGYVLGISEAFSVFFLPAQYKDVIAFSLLVLILIFRPRGIFGEVVSERA
- a CDS encoding branched-chain amino acid ABC transporter substrate-binding protein, translating into MVRFRWFQWLVMACACVGAVSASAADEWGEIVIPDGKPIKIGLGAMLSGGYATLGIDIRNAVEMAVGEKGRILGHLLDLQAEDDQCEGAPSVAIAEKFCNDPLVAGVVGYMCSGGSIPASDIHNKYKLVMISPSSTSLELTNRGIPVFFRTCWNDKIQGEAGAVYALKKNWTQVAVLHDKSAYGQGLADEFKRHILGSGGKVLAHEGLTRGDKDFTPVLTVIKPLNPQLVYFGGMAAEGALLVRQMRRAGIKAKFMSDDGCYTEKDFIQGAGKASRGAYVTYAKTPEAERFSSWVKRFEAKYGPRQTFSPQSYDATNILMAAIERTARKGEDGRLIIGKKALRDAVASTEYDGVTGRVAFDEYGDRSGSVVAVNVVACEKGACFFKEVED
- a CDS encoding DMT family transporter, which gives rise to MGTTRNPPVSSPTYPNIPGLVQLCLGATAISFSAVFVKVAHVGPSVSGMYRTLFGGLLLLLATLLKREQFVPSGRSIFLCGVCGLFFALDLWFWHRSIHYIGPGLATLLANFQVFFLAIIGIILFGEKPSWRFVAAVPLAITGLSLIVGLDLGGLAFQYKIGLIFGLMTAVWYTAYILLFRKSQNELRSLSAMANLAYISLFTALLFFLESTFRHESLVIPDAQTWLALLAYGCLCQAVGWMLIAKGLSRTRTSLAGLILLLQPTLSFVWDVLFFDRPTTPVEGLGAALAIGAIYMGITGRRGIS